A genomic segment from Saimiri boliviensis isolate mSaiBol1 chromosome 14, mSaiBol1.pri, whole genome shotgun sequence encodes:
- the LOC120361580 gene encoding large ribosomal subunit protein uL11-like, which yields MPPKFDPNEIKAIYLRCTGGEVGATSALASKIGPLGLSPKKVGDDIAKAMGDWKGLRITVKPTIQNRQAQIEVVPSASALIIKALKEPPRDRKKQKSIKHSGNITFDEIVNIARQMRHRSLVRELSGTIKEIPGTVQSVGCNVDGHHPHDIIDDINSGAVECPASYEAQKKLYFNKGHLTTG from the coding sequence ATGCCGCCAAAGTTCGACCCCAACGAGATCAAAGCTATATACCTGAGATGCACTGGGGGTGAAGTCGGTGCCACTTCTGCGCTTGCCTCCAAGATCGGCCCCCTGGGTCTGTCTCCGAAAAAGGTTGGTGATGACATTGCCAAGGCAATGGGTGACTGGAAGGGCCTGAGGATTACAGTGAAACCGACCATTCAGAACAGACAGGCCCAGATTGAGGTGgtgccttctgcctctgccctgaTCATCAAAGCTCTTAAGGAACcaccaagagacagaaagaaacagaaaagcattaAACACAGCGGGAATATCACTTTCGATGAGATTGTCAACATTGCTCGACAGATGCGGCACCGATCTTTAGTCAGAGAACTCTCTGGAACCATTAAAGAGATCCCGGGGACTGTCCAGTCTGTGGGCTGTAATGTTGATGGCCACCACCCTCACGACATCATAGATGACATCAACAGTGGTGCTGTGGAATGCCCAGCTAGTTATGAAGCACAAAAGAAACTATATTTCAATAAAGGTCATTTAacaactggttaa